Proteins from a single region of Lachnospiraceae bacterium:
- a CDS encoding carbohydrate ABC transporter substrate-binding protein has product MRKLVIGLLMLSLLLGCQKTQTSRRTVEDSVEKLDIYILGDATTEHIVSENKTNVFYTTLMRIGEYCSAACYGEQGFLFYDVFRQYEEQTGIQLELHWYRYPDELESALASAGKNELPDLIITNYTSTADFYRYMKQGIFCDLTPYTEEEELYTQQKYYNPVLEAGRLEGKQYILPIIFNIDTVMGNADNWQRLGLRFESIQTHEEFMNLLLQAQQEKQLPETAGQFLTEIALYTPYVLYDSAGETWIDYETGEVHLDQSQFVQMAEFYRNFLLEQFDEVKSGEKLSWAKTRHLEVMQMIAGHTEDYLDDKGCIVEGGGAFQSALHSAAAQAWYYESRYQDMGRTFAVEAIPGKDQGVTAHVSYFGGVLSTSEYPRAAYDFLRYLMDAEFFCGFGLSVNKDNTANMLKELTELEYELRYGLQAVKEDGTPYKSDDDYTVHPMSEQTKEKLEAMLERISSVSLPDWPVYEILWKQLESYGKGEISVEAAYEAACQQLEEYLKLI; this is encoded by the coding sequence ATGAGAAAATTAGTGATTGGCCTGTTGATGCTAAGCCTGCTGCTGGGATGCCAAAAAACGCAGACATCGCGGCGGACAGTAGAGGATTCCGTAGAAAAGCTGGATATTTATATTTTGGGTGATGCAACTACAGAGCATATTGTGTCAGAGAATAAAACGAATGTATTTTATACAACGCTGATGCGCATAGGGGAGTATTGTTCGGCGGCATGCTATGGAGAGCAGGGCTTTCTTTTCTATGATGTTTTTCGGCAATACGAGGAGCAAACGGGCATACAGCTGGAGCTGCATTGGTACCGCTATCCGGATGAGCTAGAGAGTGCGCTTGCAAGTGCGGGGAAAAATGAACTGCCGGATTTGATCATTACTAATTATACATCGACGGCAGATTTCTATCGGTATATGAAGCAGGGGATTTTTTGCGATTTAACGCCCTATACAGAAGAGGAGGAGCTGTATACACAGCAGAAATATTATAATCCGGTGCTGGAGGCAGGGCGTTTAGAAGGAAAGCAGTATATCCTGCCAATCATTTTTAACATCGATACTGTGATGGGAAATGCAGATAACTGGCAGAGACTGGGTCTTCGCTTTGAAAGCATACAAACGCATGAGGAATTTATGAATCTTTTGCTGCAAGCGCAGCAGGAAAAACAACTGCCGGAAACGGCGGGGCAGTTCCTGACGGAAATTGCGCTGTATACGCCGTACGTGCTATATGATAGTGCGGGAGAAACATGGATTGATTATGAGACAGGCGAGGTGCATCTGGATCAGTCTCAATTTGTCCAGATGGCGGAATTCTACCGCAATTTTCTGCTGGAGCAATTTGATGAAGTAAAAAGCGGTGAAAAATTGTCATGGGCCAAAACGCGGCATCTGGAGGTCATGCAGATGATTGCAGGACATACGGAAGACTATCTGGACGATAAGGGATGTATTGTAGAGGGCGGCGGCGCCTTTCAAAGTGCACTGCATAGCGCGGCAGCACAGGCGTGGTATTATGAAAGTCGTTATCAGGATATGGGGAGAACCTTTGCGGTAGAGGCCATACCGGGAAAAGATCAAGGCGTAACAGCGCATGTATCCTACTTTGGAGGAGTATTGAGTACAAGCGAATATCCGCGGGCTGCATATGATTTTTTGCGGTATTTGATGGACGCAGAATTCTTTTGCGGATTTGGTCTGTCTGTCAACAAGGATAACACAGCCAACATGTTGAAGGAATTAACAGAGCTCGAATATGAGCTGCGGTACGGTTTGCAGGCTGTGAAGGAGGATGGAACGCCTTATAAGAGTGATGATGATTATACAGTGCATCCGATGTCAGAGCAGACAAAGGAAAAGCTAGAAGCAATGCTGGAGAGAATCAGCAGCGTATCTCTGCCGGACTGGCCGGTGTATGAAATTCTTTGGAAGCAGCTGGAGAGCTATGGAAAAGGGGAGATATCTGTAGAAGCAGCGTATGAAGCCGCCTGTCAACAGCTCGAGGAGTATCTAAAGCTTATCTGA
- a CDS encoding ABC-F family ATP-binding cassette domain-containing protein — protein sequence MSILEIEHLSHEYGDHILYQDAALRLNAGEHMGITGMNGAGKSTLFRIIMGMVVPDEGRIWISPRHSIGYLDQYAEIDRESSIRAYLLSAHAELFKQEQQMLSLYERGGQDPRQLQKAARIQEHLEQEGFYEIEYQMERVAGGLGLKEIGSDGLETPIENLSGGQRAKVILAKLLLEAPDILLMDEPTNFLDAAQVEWLVSFLQQYVGAFMVISHQHDFLERITTCISDLEFNKVTTYRGSFSAAMRQKEFKREEQLRLYHSQQREIHKLEDYIARNKVRASTAAMARSREKALARIERISAPQHLAEPQFVFPQIVLSEQVILEAEELQIGYDRVLLPPITFKMHTADKLVIRGFNGVGKTTLLKTLMGQLPKLGGAFYLSHRGTISYYEQDLAWDDPQATPLAYLAAVYPKLQPKELRGALSRCGVKQDHMVQALGTLSGGEQSKVKLAQLSLKKSHLLILDEPTNHLDQNAKRALVRAIQAYEGAVIMVSHEDRFYEEITDRIIELGGM from the coding sequence ATGAGTATTTTAGAGATTGAACATTTAAGCCATGAATATGGCGATCACATATTATATCAAGATGCCGCGCTGCGCCTCAATGCTGGTGAGCACATGGGCATCACAGGCATGAACGGAGCCGGCAAAAGCACGCTGTTTAGGATCATTATGGGAATGGTCGTGCCCGATGAGGGACGGATCTGGATCTCACCGCGCCACAGCATCGGATATCTCGATCAATATGCGGAAATAGACCGGGAAAGCAGCATCCGAGCCTATCTGCTGAGCGCGCATGCCGAGCTTTTTAAGCAGGAGCAGCAGATGCTCAGCCTCTACGAGCGGGGCGGACAGGATCCGCGGCAGCTGCAAAAAGCAGCACGCATCCAGGAGCATCTGGAGCAGGAAGGCTTTTATGAAATTGAGTATCAAATGGAACGGGTAGCCGGCGGCCTCGGCCTAAAGGAAATCGGCAGCGACGGACTGGAAACGCCTATTGAAAACCTGAGCGGTGGCCAGCGGGCCAAGGTCATCCTAGCCAAGCTGCTGCTAGAGGCCCCCGATATTCTGCTCATGGACGAGCCCACCAACTTTTTAGACGCAGCGCAGGTCGAGTGGCTGGTCAGCTTCTTGCAGCAATACGTCGGCGCGTTCATGGTCATTTCACATCAGCATGACTTTCTGGAGCGCATCACCACCTGTATCAGCGATCTCGAATTCAACAAGGTCACGACCTATCGCGGGAGCTTTTCTGCCGCCATGCGGCAAAAGGAATTTAAGCGTGAGGAGCAGCTGAGGCTGTATCATAGTCAGCAGAGGGAGATTCATAAGCTGGAGGATTACATTGCCCGCAACAAGGTGCGGGCTTCGACGGCGGCTATGGCGAGGAGCCGTGAGAAGGCGCTGGCGCGGATTGAGCGTATCTCTGCGCCGCAGCATCTGGCGGAGCCGCAGTTTGTGTTTCCGCAGATTGTATTGTCGGAGCAGGTGATTTTGGAGGCGGAAGAGCTGCAGATTGGATACGACCGGGTGCTTCTGCCGCCGATTACGTTTAAGATGCATACGGCTGATAAGCTGGTGATCCGCGGCTTTAACGGCGTGGGCAAGACGACCCTCTTGAAGACGCTGATGGGGCAGCTGCCGAAGCTGGGCGGTGCGTTTTATCTGTCGCATCGGGGTACAATTTCTTATTATGAGCAGGACCTTGCGTGGGACGACCCGCAAGCTACGCCGCTTGCCTATTTGGCGGCCGTGTATCCGAAGCTGCAGCCGAAGGAGCTTCGCGGGGCGCTGTCGCGCTGCGGCGTGAAGCAGGATCATATGGTGCAGGCGCTGGGGACGCTGAGCGGCGGAGAGCAGTCGAAGGTAAAGCTGGCGCAGCTGAGCCTTAAAAAAAGTCATTTATTGATTTTGGATGAGCCGACCAATCATTTGGACCAGAATGCCAAGCGGGCGCTGGTGCGGGCGATTCAGGCCTATGAGGGCGCGGTGATCATGGTTTCGCATGAGGATCGGTTTTATGAGGAAATCACAGATCGAATTATTGAGCTTGGAGGAATGTAA
- a CDS encoding DUF4838 domain-containing protein — protein sequence MNIEITTQARPVEMAAAELKSYLGRMGSEEILPSTWRIGIEDLTPYGITDLPDAKLDDAYYIEVDEKGACIFGSNARSVLLGVYRYLTEIGCRFLRPGAEYEIVPQKQRAEEFFAHCAHKASLRHRGACIEGATSVENILDFIDWSPKIGFNSFFLQFKYPHQFLQRWYDHVRSPKLAPQRWSMEQSIAVDAVLSDAMEQRGILQHRVGHGWTGEALGYTATGWETDDTQLPPEKMALLAEIGGKRELFGGVPTNTNLCYSNPQVVELYSEKVLAYVREHPEADYLHLWLADMFNNACECEQCRKKILTDHYIHMMNVVDEKLTREGFDTKLVFLLYQELLWAPETETLHNPDRFVLMFAPITRTFMKSYQQAGELPPAPPYVLNHIKMPRSMEDNLTMLKGWQEKVSCDSFIYDYHLGKAHYGDPGYVRLSRIISEDLKAHKGLGMNGINSCQELRAFLPNALPNYVMGQTSMDTSLAFDEIASDYYQSAYGAKGSQVFAYLEQLSDLYDIDYFVGYREAQSADMKERFEKVLTLTKAFAPVIEETLAGELAPVNRRFWRELSYHKDYVEKLTHAMLLRAEGKDTKEAYREFTDLVRENEPEFQKSLDVYRIVEVTQVYTRFKEA from the coding sequence ATGAATATCGAGATCACGACACAGGCGCGGCCGGTCGAGATGGCCGCGGCGGAGCTGAAGAGCTATTTGGGCCGCATGGGATCAGAGGAAATACTGCCAAGCACATGGCGAATAGGCATAGAAGACCTAACGCCCTATGGCATTACTGATCTGCCGGATGCAAAGCTGGATGACGCTTACTATATTGAGGTGGATGAAAAGGGAGCCTGCATTTTCGGCAGCAATGCGCGCAGCGTGCTGCTGGGCGTGTATCGCTACCTCACGGAGATCGGCTGCCGCTTCCTGCGGCCGGGCGCCGAATATGAGATCGTGCCCCAAAAGCAGCGCGCCGAAGAGTTTTTCGCGCACTGCGCGCATAAAGCCAGTCTGCGGCACAGAGGCGCATGCATCGAAGGGGCTACCTCTGTCGAAAATATTCTGGATTTTATTGATTGGTCGCCCAAGATCGGGTTCAACAGCTTTTTCCTGCAGTTTAAATATCCGCATCAGTTTTTGCAGCGCTGGTATGATCATGTGCGGAGTCCCAAGCTTGCGCCGCAGCGCTGGAGCATGGAGCAGTCGATCGCGGTGGATGCGGTGCTGAGCGATGCCATGGAGCAGCGCGGCATTTTGCAGCACCGCGTGGGGCATGGCTGGACAGGCGAGGCGCTGGGCTATACGGCCACGGGCTGGGAGACCGACGACACGCAGCTGCCGCCGGAGAAGATGGCGCTGCTGGCTGAGATCGGCGGAAAGCGCGAGCTGTTTGGCGGCGTGCCGACCAATACCAATCTGTGCTATTCCAATCCGCAGGTGGTGGAGCTTTACAGCGAGAAAGTGCTGGCGTATGTGCGCGAGCATCCGGAAGCGGACTATCTGCATCTGTGGCTGGCGGACATGTTCAACAATGCCTGTGAATGCGAGCAGTGCAGGAAAAAGATCCTCACCGATCATTATATCCATATGATGAATGTGGTGGACGAAAAGCTGACACGCGAAGGGTTTGATACCAAGCTGGTTTTCCTCCTTTATCAGGAGCTTTTGTGGGCGCCCGAGACCGAGACGCTGCATAATCCCGATCGCTTTGTGCTCATGTTCGCGCCGATCACGCGCACCTTCATGAAATCCTATCAACAGGCCGGTGAGCTGCCGCCTGCGCCTCCCTATGTGCTCAACCATATCAAAATGCCGCGCAGCATGGAGGATAATCTCACCATGCTGAAGGGATGGCAGGAAAAGGTTTCATGCGACAGCTTTATTTACGATTATCATCTGGGCAAGGCCCATTACGGCGACCCCGGCTATGTCCGTCTGTCGCGGATTATCAGCGAGGACCTTAAAGCACACAAAGGCCTCGGCATGAACGGCATCAATAGCTGTCAGGAGCTGCGGGCCTTTCTGCCCAATGCGCTGCCCAACTATGTGATGGGACAGACCAGCATGGATACCAGCCTTGCCTTTGACGAGATCGCTTCCGATTATTATCAGAGCGCCTATGGCGCAAAGGGATCGCAGGTCTTCGCCTATCTGGAGCAGCTCTCTGATTTATATGATATTGATTACTTTGTCGGTTACCGCGAGGCGCAAAGCGCCGACATGAAGGAGCGGTTTGAAAAGGTGCTGACGCTGACAAAGGCATTTGCGCCGGTGATAGAGGAAACGCTGGCAGGCGAGCTTGCCCCGGTGAACAGGCGGTTTTGGCGGGAGCTTTCTTATCATAAGGACTATGTAGAGAAGCTAACTCATGCCATGCTCCTGCGCGCAGAGGGAAAAGATACGAAAGAGGCTTATCGAGAATTTACCGATCTGGTGCGCGAGAATGAGCCGGAATTCCAGAAATCGCTGGACGTATACCGCATAGTTGAGGTGACGCAGGTGTATACCCGGTTTAAGGAGGCGTAA
- a CDS encoding rhamnulokinase, whose protein sequence is MGAENRAYLAFDLGASSGRLMAGMYQKEKLTLTELHRFSNAPVRMGERLYWDLPYLLSEMKTGLKKAAEAGLEAACIGIDTWGVDYGYLAEDGSLLAMPFCYRDPKNQWAMESWPVDFKEIYQLAGLQKVSLNTAYQLYYDVTKRPQLLKAAKKLLFMPDLLGYFLTGEIACEYTVASTSMLVDAKTRDWSDEILARLPFPKALLPEIRMPGQILGTLLPEVQQETGLGAVPVALVGSHDTASALAGIPFTGEKQAFLSSGTWSLMGLELEEPLINEAAYEENFANEGSVCRKIKFLKNICGLWVLQQLRKEWHTDFPTMIQEAEKALDAGFIIDPDAEEFTAPISMEKAVKQHCKAHGQGEPQTRGEIAAAVYEGLTEKYRQCILAMEHATGQAVQAIHMVGGGIQDELLCRLTAQKTGRPVITGPIEAAAYGNILLQQMALGELSSLEEGRQQIGRAVSLRRYEG, encoded by the coding sequence ATGGGCGCAGAAAACAGAGCCTATCTGGCCTTTGATCTGGGGGCCTCCTCCGGGCGGCTGATGGCTGGAATGTACCAGAAGGAGAAGCTGACTCTTACAGAACTCCATCGATTCTCCAATGCGCCGGTGCGCATGGGAGAGCGGCTGTACTGGGATCTGCCCTATCTGCTCAGCGAGATGAAAACAGGATTAAAAAAGGCGGCCGAGGCCGGACTGGAGGCGGCCTGCATCGGCATTGATACTTGGGGTGTTGATTACGGGTATCTGGCGGAGGACGGATCGCTGCTGGCCATGCCGTTTTGCTACCGGGATCCTAAAAATCAGTGGGCCATGGAAAGCTGGCCGGTGGATTTTAAAGAGATATATCAGCTGGCAGGATTGCAGAAGGTCAGCCTCAACACGGCTTATCAGCTTTATTATGATGTCACCAAGCGGCCGCAGCTCTTAAAGGCGGCTAAGAAGCTTTTATTTATGCCCGACCTTTTAGGATATTTTCTCACAGGCGAGATAGCCTGTGAATATACCGTGGCTTCTACCTCTATGCTGGTGGATGCGAAAACCAGAGACTGGTCAGATGAAATTTTAGCGCGCTTACCCTTCCCCAAAGCATTGCTGCCGGAAATCCGGATGCCGGGGCAGATCCTCGGCACACTGCTGCCAGAGGTGCAGCAGGAGACCGGACTGGGCGCGGTGCCGGTGGCGCTGGTAGGCAGCCACGACACAGCCTCTGCGCTGGCAGGCATCCCGTTTACCGGGGAAAAGCAGGCCTTTTTAAGCAGCGGTACATGGTCGCTCATGGGGCTGGAGCTAGAGGAGCCGCTTATCAATGAAGCGGCCTATGAAGAAAATTTTGCCAATGAGGGCAGCGTATGCCGGAAAATCAAATTTTTAAAAAATATCTGCGGCCTCTGGGTGCTGCAGCAGCTGAGAAAGGAATGGCATACCGATTTTCCAACCATGATCCAGGAGGCAGAGAAGGCGCTGGATGCCGGATTTATCATTGATCCTGACGCAGAGGAATTTACCGCGCCGATCAGTATGGAAAAGGCCGTGAAACAGCACTGCAAAGCACATGGACAGGGTGAGCCGCAGACGCGGGGAGAAATTGCCGCCGCCGTATACGAGGGCTTAACCGAAAAATATCGGCAGTGCATTCTTGCCATGGAGCATGCCACAGGGCAGGCGGTGCAGGCCATTCACATGGTAGGCGGCGGAATTCAGGATGAGCTGCTCTGCCGACTGACAGCGCAAAAGACAGGGCGGCCTGTGATCACAGGTCCCATTGAGGCAGCTGCCTATGGCAATATTTTATTGCAGCAGATGGCGCTGGGAGAGCTGTCATCTCTTGAAGAGGGCAGACAGCAGATCGGCCGGGCCGTATCGCTGCGCCGCTATGAAGGATAA
- a CDS encoding M42 family metallopeptidase, with amino-acid sequence MNQTHTMIEELSNAFGASGFEDEVLTVARRYAQDVTSHIEEDSMRNLFLYRKENDGQHPVLMLDAHSDETSFIVQAIRPNGTLEFLPLGAWTPNTVPAHKVKIKNRDGKYISGIVASTPPHFMTAAEKGRETAIDQMVIDVGAVSKEEIIRDFKISVGAPVVPDVTAEYNETNGVWLGKAFDCRIGCAVVLEALRRLAGKKLAVDVVGTLTSQEEVGERGAKAAIGRVRPAIAIAIEGAPADDTFTPEYKIQTGLHRGPMLRHMDVGMITNPRFIRYALDTAEEKGIPAQEAVRKGGGTNGAIFHVFEGGVPTIVISVPVRYTHSHHCFTAMDDFEKTVELVMEILQRLNEETIKGF; translated from the coding sequence ATGAATCAGACACATACGATGATCGAAGAATTGTCAAACGCATTCGGCGCTTCCGGTTTCGAGGATGAAGTGCTCACGGTGGCCCGCCGCTATGCGCAGGACGTGACCAGCCATATTGAAGAAGACAGCATGCGCAATCTGTTTTTATACCGCAAAGAAAACGACGGGCAGCATCCGGTGCTCATGCTGGACGCTCACAGCGACGAAACAAGCTTCATCGTGCAGGCCATCCGTCCGAACGGTACACTGGAATTTTTGCCGCTCGGCGCGTGGACGCCGAACACAGTGCCCGCGCATAAGGTCAAAATTAAAAATAGGGACGGAAAGTATATATCTGGCATTGTAGCCAGCACGCCGCCGCATTTCATGACGGCTGCTGAAAAAGGCCGTGAAACCGCGATCGATCAGATGGTGATCGATGTGGGCGCCGTTTCCAAAGAAGAGATAATCCGTGATTTTAAAATCAGTGTAGGCGCGCCCGTGGTGCCGGATGTCACGGCAGAGTACAACGAAACAAACGGCGTATGGCTTGGCAAGGCCTTTGACTGCCGCATCGGCTGCGCCGTGGTGCTAGAAGCACTGCGCCGGCTGGCCGGCAAAAAGCTGGCGGTAGATGTGGTAGGCACGCTCACCTCGCAAGAGGAGGTAGGAGAACGCGGTGCCAAGGCGGCCATCGGACGGGTGAGGCCGGCCATTGCCATCGCCATTGAAGGCGCACCCGCAGATGATACCTTTACACCGGAGTATAAGATTCAGACCGGGCTCCACCGCGGGCCCATGCTGCGCCATATGGACGTAGGCATGATCACGAATCCGCGCTTTATCCGCTATGCGCTGGACACGGCAGAGGAAAAGGGCATCCCGGCTCAGGAAGCGGTGCGTAAAGGCGGCGGAACCAACGGAGCCATCTTCCATGTGTTCGAGGGCGGCGTGCCCACGATTGTGATCAGCGTGCCCGTGCGCTATACACATAGTCATCACTGCTTTACGGCGATGGATGATTTTGAGAAAACAGTCGAGCTGGTCATGGAGATTCTCCAGCGGCTGAACGAAGAAACGATCAAGGGGTTTTAA
- a CDS encoding glycerophosphodiester phosphodiesterase, with product MEWMQGRDRVWVVGHRGAKALWPENTMLSFEKAIALGVDGIETDVHMTADGHLVLMHDLLLDRTTNGHGSVEEKTLAELRRLDAGSGERIPLLSELLDLVKGTDLMLNVEMKDYRPQVLDRTIAMLADYGLSDQYVIACFDCRVTTYAHERYGVKTQGFLQHDLKYWEPGCERHYYSIGTGMKDVSSVISEQLRAQGIDPWCWCPDTEEAARLAIESGFTLMTCNDPRPALKIIKGIDINFGESYNN from the coding sequence ATGGAGTGGATGCAGGGAAGAGACCGGGTCTGGGTTGTGGGCCACCGGGGCGCGAAGGCGCTCTGGCCTGAAAATACCATGCTTTCCTTTGAAAAGGCGATTGCACTGGGCGTAGACGGAATTGAGACCGATGTGCATATGACGGCAGATGGTCATTTGGTACTGATGCATGATCTTTTGCTCGATCGGACGACCAATGGGCATGGATCCGTGGAGGAGAAGACGCTGGCTGAGCTGCGCCGCTTGGATGCAGGCAGCGGAGAGCGGATTCCGCTTTTGTCTGAGCTATTAGACTTAGTCAAGGGCACGGATCTGATGCTGAATGTAGAGATGAAGGATTATCGCCCGCAGGTGCTGGATCGGACCATTGCTATGCTTGCAGACTACGGACTCTCAGATCAGTATGTGATTGCTTGCTTTGACTGCCGGGTGACAACCTATGCGCATGAGCGCTATGGCGTGAAAACGCAGGGCTTTTTGCAGCATGATCTGAAGTACTGGGAACCCGGCTGCGAACGGCATTATTATAGTATTGGAACCGGTATGAAGGATGTGAGCAGTGTGATCTCTGAGCAGCTAAGGGCACAGGGAATTGATCCATGGTGCTGGTGTCCCGATACGGAGGAAGCCGCGAGACTGGCGATTGAAAGCGGGTTTACGCTGATGACGTGTAACGATCCGCGGCCAGCGCTTAAAATCATCAAAGGCATTGACATCAACTTTGGGGAATCCTATAATAATTAA
- a CDS encoding Gfo/Idh/MocA family oxidoreductase, with translation MADILDRFKESIENTQDYAALPKLKIGIIGTGWIAEAHATSYKRCPDIEIVAAADLVPGKAEAFCKAQGLEGVRCYPDHQSMLDNEELDAVSICTYNRTHAECTIAALKKGVHVLCEKPMCVTLEEAVQMRKAEKESGKILSIGFQPRLDANMQMIKKIVESGELGQVYYIQTGGGRRRGIPTPYGTSFIEDKTAGIGALGDIGCYSLDMVLNAIGYPKPLTVSGYKSAFFGTQPGYYPDHPEYAEKFSVDDFAAAFIRLEGGIILDFRIAWAMNLDTPGDTIILGTKGGLRIPSTECWNGTVGGPMKIYHEVAGQAQVDTEIPIIESNTGELFYKKIRSFLDAARNGGKAPVPTEQIIYNQAIIDGIRRSAEAGCEVKIEVPEI, from the coding sequence ATGGCGGATATTTTAGACAGATTTAAAGAAAGCATTGAAAATACACAGGATTATGCAGCGCTTCCCAAGCTGAAGATTGGTATCATCGGTACTGGCTGGATCGCAGAGGCGCATGCGACAAGCTATAAGCGCTGTCCTGACATTGAAATCGTGGCAGCGGCAGATTTGGTACCCGGAAAGGCAGAGGCCTTCTGCAAAGCACAGGGTCTGGAAGGGGTGCGCTGCTATCCGGATCATCAGAGCATGCTGGACAATGAGGAGCTGGATGCCGTCAGCATTTGTACCTATAACAGAACGCATGCCGAGTGCACGATTGCCGCGCTGAAAAAGGGCGTTCATGTTTTATGCGAAAAGCCCATGTGTGTTACGCTTGAGGAAGCGGTGCAGATGAGAAAGGCAGAAAAGGAAAGCGGCAAGATTCTGTCGATTGGGTTCCAGCCCCGTCTGGATGCCAACATGCAGATGATTAAAAAAATCGTAGAATCCGGAGAGCTTGGTCAGGTGTATTATATTCAGACAGGCGGCGGCCGCCGGCGCGGGATTCCCACACCCTATGGCACATCCTTTATTGAGGATAAAACCGCAGGCATCGGCGCATTGGGAGATATCGGCTGCTATAGCTTGGATATGGTATTAAATGCGATTGGGTATCCTAAACCGCTGACGGTATCGGGATATAAGTCGGCCTTCTTTGGCACGCAGCCCGGTTACTATCCGGATCATCCGGAGTATGCGGAAAAGTTTAGCGTTGATGATTTCGCTGCTGCCTTCATCCGTTTGGAGGGAGGGATCATTCTGGACTTTCGGATTGCGTGGGCTATGAATCTGGATACACCCGGTGATACCATCATTCTGGGCACCAAGGGCGGCCTGCGGATTCCTTCTACCGAATGCTGGAACGGTACGGTGGGCGGCCCGATGAAGATTTATCATGAGGTAGCCGGCCAGGCGCAGGTGGATACGGAGATCCCGATTATCGAAAGCAATACGGGCGAGCTTTTCTATAAGAAAATCCGTTCTTTCCTGGATGCAGCAAGAAACGGCGGCAAGGCGCCTGTTCCGACAGAACAGATCATTTATAATCAGGCGATTATCGACGGAATCCGCAGATCTGCTGAAGCAGGCTGCGAGGTTAAGATCGAAGTCCCGGAAATATAA
- a CDS encoding metal-dependent transcriptional regulator has product MRIQESAEDYLETILILSRRQQQVRSIDIVNEMNFSKPSVSIAMKNLREKGQIQMDSDGYITLTEEGHKIASQIYERHLLISKLLMQIGVEEQTALEEACRIEHDISQDTFEKLKGWAAQQSF; this is encoded by the coding sequence ATAAGGATTCAGGAATCGGCGGAAGATTATTTAGAGACTATTCTGATTTTGAGCCGCAGGCAGCAGCAGGTTCGTTCCATTGATATTGTCAATGAAATGAATTTCAGCAAGCCCAGCGTAAGCATCGCGATGAAAAACCTCAGAGAAAAGGGACAGATTCAGATGGACAGCGATGGCTACATTACGCTGACAGAGGAAGGACATAAAATTGCCAGCCAGATCTATGAAAGGCATCTGCTTATTTCCAAGCTGCTGATGCAGATCGGCGTAGAGGAGCAAACGGCACTGGAGGAGGCCTGCCGGATTGAGCATGATATCAGTCAGGATACCTTTGAAAAGCTAAAGGGCTGGGCGGCGCAGCAGAGCTTCTAA
- the ant(6) gene encoding aminoglycoside 6-adenylyltransferase — protein sequence MRTESQMYELILGFAQNDERIRLVTLEGSRTNVHIPRDDFQDYDITFFVTDMESFIRDDAWLDVFGRRLILQKPEDMELFPAEESGFSYLMLFEDDTKMDLSLLPVDMLEDYLTWDKLVQVLLDKDARIACPPVPTDADYHLQRPTARMFDDCCNEFWNTTTYVVKGLCRREILFAIDHLNEIVRKELLRMLSWSVGIEYGFDFSIGKNYKFIQQYLPAAVWERLLKTYRMDSYPQMWHALEECLALFRETSKAVAEYFAYPYPAYDQNITAYTVRQKERYS from the coding sequence ATGAGAACTGAATCACAGATGTATGAGCTAATTTTAGGCTTTGCCCAAAATGATGAGCGTATCCGCCTTGTCACGCTGGAGGGCTCCCGCACTAATGTGCATATTCCGCGGGATGATTTTCAGGATTATGATATTACCTTTTTTGTCACAGATATGGAAAGCTTTATTCGGGATGATGCCTGGCTGGACGTGTTTGGCAGACGCCTGATTCTGCAGAAACCGGAGGATATGGAGCTTTTTCCTGCTGAGGAAAGTGGTTTTTCCTATCTGATGCTCTTTGAGGATGATACCAAGATGGATCTTTCTCTACTGCCGGTTGATATGCTTGAGGATTACTTAACCTGGGATAAGCTGGTGCAGGTGCTGCTGGATAAGGATGCGCGCATTGCCTGTCCTCCTGTGCCCACAGATGCTGATTACCATCTGCAGCGGCCGACCGCGAGGATGTTTGACGATTGCTGCAATGAATTTTGGAATACCACAACCTATGTGGTCAAGGGGCTCTGCCGCCGCGAGATTTTATTTGCGATCGACCATCTGAATGAGATCGTGCGCAAGGAGCTCCTGCGCATGCTCTCATGGAGCGTGGGAATAGAATATGGCTTTGATTTCAGTATTGGCAAGAATTATAAATTCATTCAGCAGTATCTCCCTGCCGCGGTCTGGGAACGGCTTTTAAAGACCTACCGCATGGATTCTTATCCGCAGATGTGGCATGCGCTGGAGGAATGTCTGGCTCTGTTCCGTGAAACCTCTAAGGCTGTGGCTGAGTATTTTGCTTATCCGTATCCCGCGTATGACCAAAATATTACGGCCTATACGGTGCGGCAAAAAGAACGCTACTCATAA